The nucleotide window ATCAATCTCTGCCTTCCTCCTCTATGAATCTTCTtaccttcaattttttttgtattttttcgtattttttatttgattttcttgATTAAGAATCTGCAGAAAGGCATCTACTACGAACTTCTCTGCCGTTGTTAATGGCAGGGAGACTAAGAAAAGATGCGAAATCAATGTCCAAAAGGATACTTGGTACTTCTGGACAGGCAGGCTCTCATATCACTACGATGAGTTCTGACTTTTTCTCGTAAGTCCCACAATTTTTCTCACCTCCCAAACACCCCCAAGCcccaaattttttgtttttcttgttgcTCGATGATGATTTTATCTGCTTTAACCACACCGAAGCGAGGCTAGAACCGTTGGATCTTCCCTCCCCTGAATTAACCGCGCCGATCAACGGCGGTGCTTCTTGTGCTTGGTGTTTCTTGATGACTCCGTTTTCTAAAAACAGAGGTTGATTTTTGGATCTGACCTCTGGCTTTAGGGAAGAGAAGAAGGATTTGGCAAGCATTTGAAGCCCATTGTTTGATTTTTTGGGTTGATTCTTGTTAGGGTTTGTTTTTCAACTGTTTGATGTTTCTCATGTGGACAAACTTTGGCCCTTGACTGAGAGCAACTAATCACCATTTTTCtgctaatttattttttagggttcttGTAATCTTTTTGGGTTTCTTAccctcttttatttttaatattttggttaAGGTTTAATAGTCgaattttttagggtttttaactCTTAGATGATTGTTTAATGCAAGTATAATTGGTtcgaaacttgaaaaaaaataacttttaaCTAATTGTATTATAACATTTGATACGCCACACTTTGTATTACACTGAAaaacttttaaaattatttagtaACTAATTGTATTGTGATACTTTAACGTATGTTTGACATTTATTTTGGGGAATGATGATTAAACTGTGACATAGGCTTCTGCTCTGCTGAATTATGTTTGCACGTCAGTCTGATCCCAAATTCCCACTTcagaaaaaaaagttattttcattttccTGTCATTTGTTAATTATCTGAATTCGAGAGTCCCGTTTTCTTGGTCACTTTTGAATTTGATGTTAAAGGATTAAAAGAATGAGTTCTTCAGATATCAAATTTAAGGGTGAATGACCATCCGATTCATGAACAATCGGTTGGCGGGAAAAGATAAATATATATTCGTTTCTTCATAGTACATTACACTCGGGTAATTTGATCTTAAGCAAAGACTAAAACGCCGATTACAATCCAAATGGAACAAATTAAGATTGAAGTGCAAATTCTTTGTAGGAAGGTGCGATGAAAAATAAATCTGCTTGTTGTCTGCAGACAAAACGCGGCTGACATAACTCTGCAGAATTACATACGGTAATAGTAATGGTAATGTATCCTTGAGTAATCATCGGAGAGATGCCTACTAGGGTGAAGGAGGCGCGAATAGTTTCGGGTAGAGTTTATCTGCGAGAACCGCGTTCGCTGCGTCGGTAGGGTGGAATGCGTCCCAGAACACGTAGTCTCTCCGGTTGCTGCATACCTGTGAGTTAGGCAAGCATAGCCCTCCAATGTTTGTGGCCACATTGCAACACGGAAGGTTCGAAACCTTAAACCCTGAAAAATTGGTACGTACGTTGTAAGTTAAACGTCTGCGAATCAACTTCGAATCTACAGTTTGAGTTATCGAGTTTGATTACCGGAAGCTGTAGGGTTTTGGATTAAGTCGAGGACGTCTCCGTATGTGTCTGCAAATGAGAGTTGCGCCCCTGGGAGTTGGCTGTTAAGAGAGGCAAGGAGCTTTTGTACTTTGGAGTTGAATCCTAGCATCATCTGGTTCACTTGGTTTAAGCACTGCCCTGTGTTTGATCTGACTCTTTGAGAAGGAATGCAGCCAAGTGGTCCGAGACCATGGAACGTCATATTTCGGGCACCCAGCTGGTAGAGCCTCTGACAAACAATTTGAACATGCATTGTTAATTAACTAGGGTTTAGGGCTGTAAATCGGCTCAAAAGAGCTCGAGCTTGCGCCAGTTTTGGATCGTTGAAGCTTGTGAAAGAAACAATcgaagcctatgttctttggcTCAATGAGAAACAAGCCAAGTTGGAGTATAAAGAATAAACCCTGGATTTTTTCGAATGAGACAACTCGAACTAGTTTACAAAAAGTTTGCTTGGAATGAAAGATCAAAGACCAAGATTGTGAGTGAATTAAAATACGTTCGCTAAAGTAACCAATTTAAAATATGAATATAAAACTTGATATTTAAGCAAAGCGCGGTATTTCTTTTCTCAAAATATTGTAAAAGATGTGAGATGTGTCGTTTACTCGTTAGTGTTTACTAACCTTAAATTGTCTCTCTAAGGTACCGACCAATAATTCCGCAAATTGTTCGGGAGTGTACTGCCGACCAGTAGGTAAAAAGGGTTGCAGGTAATTGTTGATATAATCATTGCTCcctgaaaaaaaaagcaaaggaaaaaaatatatagtaaaAGATCTTAGATATATACGAGCAATTgtctaaactactctaattaCGGGAAACGGGACTTTAGACTCGGGTGCAAGGAAATTAGTCACTGACTTATCCCACGTCTACATAAAAAATGCGTTCTTTTCATCTAGAACAAGATTTCATTTGTCTAATAAAAGAGTACCAAGTCCAATGAAGTAGACGGCATCCTTGCAAAGCTTGGCTGCAGCCTGTGCCCCAATCTTAGCCTTGATGACATCCGTTGTCTTTTTGAAATCTTGTATTTGATCATCAAGACTCAGCCTCTGAATCTGTcatgaagaaaaatataaaaaaaaggatgTAAGATTATAGAGCATTTACTCCTGCACCTGAAGTTGTGGGTTCAACGACGCGATCAAAATATTTTAGGAAGAAATGTGATTACAAAATAGAGTCCAGTGCTATTGAGTATTCCTGCTCCACCAGATGCATAATTAACCCCTTTAAGCAGTTGATCATCGTTCGGTGACAAGGATAGATAAGGTGGTGGCGATGGAATGATCCCCATCTTTTGGGCTACAAAAAtcacaaacaaaattcaacaaGTTCATCAAGatacaaaggaaaagaaaaaaaatcgacATCGGGTAAGTATAACTGTATAAGAATCAAGAACAGTACATATTACGTCACCGATGGTTCTTCCATTACTGAACCTCCCAGTAGGTCGACCACCAACATAATCGATACCATACCAAGGATAATTTGACTTTGCAAGAGAATACTGCAGATAGTTGTTGTTTCCTACATCTGTCAAGGAGTCACCGAAGATGAAGGTCACGGTAGTCGCTGCCAATGAAGGCACGGCTACCATGGTTGCGAAAATGGTGGTAGCTAGAGCCATCCACATTGTCACTTCCATCTTTGAATGTTTCTCACTTGGGGAGTAAGTGGCAGCTAGTGAGACTAGAATTTATAGTAAATTGATCGTGAAAATTCTGATGAGGTCTAAAGCAGCACAGTTTGGGGAGTTGGCCAACTCAGCTGCCTAAGTCAGCAGAGTTTGATTTGTTACTTGTTAGGTGGTGGTTGCTTCAGAGTGTAAAGATTactaaatttcaaaattaacaGAAAGCATGCACAATGATGTCAAAGTTCACTTGTTCTGCTCTGAGTTTTCTTATTTGGCTGCCTACTTTGGGTTAGTTAGATGCCAACTACACTTAACAACTACTTAGTACTGTCAACAACCGAATCACCGGAATCACCTCTTCTGAAACCACTATCACTTTATACGTAAGTATATTCGGACAAGAGTCGGGTATGTCAACTGGAGGAGGAATTGCTGAATGTCGAAGAGCGGTCTAGTAATAGGTTTTAGATTCAATTCTCGTAAATGGTGAGTTCGATACTAAATTGGAACAATACTTGGCTACTTAAATGATGATTAGGAATTCCTACTCAAAATTGTTCTTTGTcgatttgttttgatcaaaaccGTTCATACTATAAATTACTTTATAAAGATTGCCTCTatgaaaaatcaattaaaactaaggtcgtttagtcatcgAACTATATAAAAATAGATGAATGAATTGATAAAAGCATTATGAGccgtctatgtatttgctacaatagatCGACTAAACGATGTTAGTTTTAATTCCtttttgcagagatgatctttatagAGTGACTCATAATATGAACGATTTTTATCATAAGCACAAAGCTTTGTGATTCGAACACAAAGAGTTTTGAGTAGAAGTTTCTACTCATCCTTGAGTAGTCAAGCATTGTTCACCAAATTATTCCCCCACtcttttagtgtaaatatattgttATGTAAAAAATAATGTCGTAATTGGTCATTAACTCCCTGCACACAAACTAGAGAGTTGTTCAAGAACATCCCTAACGTGTCGTCACTTATTAATTTTGCATTTTCAAATTGTAACGGAGAAATATAATGGAAACAATTAAAGGAGAAGCTGATCCACGGTCCACCTATATAgtaaaaaattacataaattattacataaaatggAAAATATTTACAAGTGGTGAATTGCCGTGGTAGTTAGGGGTTTCGTCTTTAACCAACAGTATCCAGTCAAAACTGACATTGCAACATGTAATGAATTGTAACAAACAATGCTCATCAAAGATAAGTTGTCTGATATTATATCAAGGGAACCTGCAAGTTCTTGCACAGCAAAACAAGGTTCAGATCGCATATATATAATGTCTAGCGGGCTACTTTCTGCTCTCCTTGTTCTTGCCCCTCTGGTTCTTGTTCTTTGTCTTCCCCTTGTTTCTGTTACATTGGGAAGCAGACGCAGCATCAGCCAACAGATTTGACTCATTGCATATGCGATTCTCCTAGGCTATGATGTGACTGTCCCCGGTCTCACTCGGTACAGAAACAACATCAGTTTGCGGAGACTCTGGATGCTTGCTGGATTCGCAATTTTCCTCACCTATAGTGTAACTTTCCCCGGCGTCACATGGTTTATCTAATGCAGAGCACCAGTCTTCACCTCCTCAGAATTGGTTGCACAATACACACGACTGCAAGATCCAGCTCGCGAAGCTTTTTGGACGGGTGGTTTACGAAACAATTTTCTAAATATGTCATCCCTCGACTGGTTGGCCTTCCATGTCAACAAAGATAGCATCTGAACATAACCTTGAACAATTGGTCCCAAAACTTGCTATTACCAAGTTTTAGCTACCATCTTAAGAGCTGCCGCGAGCACATTGACATCTAAGCTAACAGATTTGCGGCTCCTCTTGTTTTTGAGGGTATCATAAAACTCCGACGGCAGCTGTTCAGTGATATAGTTCCTCCCCATCAAATCATTGAGTAAATCTAGATCAATACCAAAATTCACATAAACCAAGCATAACACAACGACCAATCCAACAGGAGTAGTGAATAGTAGTTCTTCTAATCTTAGATGGacattttcatccattcaacTATATCCACCTTATTGAAAGTGCACTCCCGAACCACATCAAGCTCATTATTCAAAATGATAGATACAATAAACCTTTATTGGCGATTATACCGGTCATTGCTGAAGTGACATCACGTAAAATCATTGCAGAGGAGCGAGATCACATCAAGTCATTGTTGTACGGCAAGACCACATAATATAGCCATCGCAAAGTGGAAACCACAACACTTGCAAACCTAGGCAACAAGACAACTACACTACTTTGAGAATGGAACCACTAATCGGCTAATCTAAAGAGGGAACTCAAAGAAGCAACgacaaaaattcagaaatttgaGTTCAAACTTAAATTAATATTCACtatcattttaaaaaatttattattaacgTTTCGTA belongs to Malus sylvestris chromosome 17, drMalSylv7.2, whole genome shotgun sequence and includes:
- the LOC126612500 gene encoding GDSL esterase/lipase At5g37690-like — encoded protein: MEVTMWMALATTIFATMVAVPSLAATTVTFIFGDSLTDVGNNNYLQYSLAKSNYPWYGIDYVGGRPTGRFSNGRTIGDVISQKMGIIPSPPPYLSLSPNDDQLLKGVNYASGGAGILNSTGLYFIQRLSLDDQIQDFKKTTDVIKAKIGAQAAAKLCKDAVYFIGLGSNDYINNYLQPFLPTGRQYTPEQFAELLVGTLERQFKRLYQLGARNMTFHGLGPLGCIPSQRVRSNTGQCLNQVNQMMLGFNSKVQKLLASLNSQLPGAQLSFADTYGDVLDLIQNPTASGFKVSNLPCCNVATNIGGLCLPNSQVCSNRRDYVFWDAFHPTDAANAVLADKLYPKLFAPPSP